The Ictidomys tridecemlineatus isolate mIctTri1 chromosome 1, mIctTri1.hap1, whole genome shotgun sequence DNA window CAAAGGGGCTAGGGCCAGGAGCCCCTGCCACCCCCGGTCGCCTCCTCTTCATCAGCTTCGTACAATGGGCTGCCGCAAGCGGAGCGCCTTGGCAGTCTCTCCATTATTCGAGCTGGAGGGGCTGCGGGGCAGACTGGAGAAAGCCTTTATTCTGCTCTTTAAAATCATCACTCGTCACTAAACGGTCTACGACTCGCGACTTCACAGACTAGAGAGACCGAGAAGCGCAAAACGTACCCCAAACGCGCAGTGCTTCCCAAACCCCTCCCTGGTGAAATTTAAAGTGAGAAcgagtattaaaaaacaaaccctACCTCTGTCAACACAGCGTGGTCATTTACTTCCACCTTTACCTGAGGGCCTGTTGGAACGGAACGCTCGAGCTGAGTCAAACTTTTACGCTCTCCCCAGTCGAGGGGTGGGCGGGAAAGCGCGGCTCCCACCCCTGGCGGCAGCAACGGCGGCTTTGTCACTCCGCTCCGCTCCGCGCCCGCCTGAGCCTGCCTAGGGGAGCGATCTCAAAACGAGGGGGGTGCGAGTGTGGGATTGGAGAATATGTAACTAATAGAAGTATCATTTTCTCCCAGTACGatctttcaaggaaaaaaaatccattgaaagAATTTTCAAAGTGCTGTCTTCGTTTGGAGAAAAGGCACAGGCTGcctgtggggaggggaggagggactcGGCTATGTGCCGCCCGGGAACGGCTCCCGTCCGCTAGGTGGCAGCCGGAGCCAGCGATTCCTGCAGGCCCCGCGGCGGGACCCGCTCCTCCCGCCTGCCCCTCCTTTTGCGACCAATCACCTTCGGGAATCAGGGTCTTAGTAtctgcccccccacacacccccacccctgcctccctctccttcttgctctcccttctcctccccctctcctcgtTCGTTTGCTCTTTTCCTGGGACTCCTGGCCGCTCTAACACCACCACCCCCAACAATATGATGACTTACTActgttttattaataattattgacGCATTGTTTGGAGTTTGAAACAgcctgggatttaaaaaaaaaaaggatgaagatGGAAACAACGGTTTGAttggaaagtttattttaaaatcatctttgggATGAATAGGAACCGTTGATTCGGATCGAATTTGTGGCCATAGCTGTAAATTTCACGAGTGTGCTTGGTCATAATTAAATCTTTAAAACCAAGATATACTTTGGATCAAAAAGTAGGATGACCCtaccttttttcttaaaaaaaaaaaagtgcataaaATGAGCAAAACACAGACTAGGATTTTGGttatatgtaaaagaagaaaacaaactaaatccagtatatttcagaaattattaaaatgatgaaGTTTTATTCCCATTAAATTTTTTCCTAACACTttgaatgatttttctcttcaCGTTCATGAAGTCTAACTCTAAAaacttttcagaagaaataaaaataatatcctCATTCTCGTTTTTTTCCCATCATAAGACATTCTCCCCCTTCATCCCTtccccctctgtgtgtgtgtgtgtgtgtgtgtgtgtgtgtgtgtgtgtgtgtgtgtgaccatagACGACCCATACTAATCAGGTCTCAGAGTAAATAGCAGCGCAGGGTGATCTCAATGTAAATTGCGCTTGTCAGAAGCACACCCCCTCCCtcactttctctcctcctcccctcgcTATCCCAGACTGTAGGTAGctaagagggaggggagagaaagagaaaaaaaaaaaaaaagaaagaaagaaaaaggggagggggaggggctctCTAGCCAATGGCGTGCAGGAGGCTTGGCTAACCTTAGCCTCCCATTTTCTCTCCCCCCCCATTCGGGGCTCTGACCAGTCAGTCGCCTTTGATTATCAGTTGCCAGCAGCCCTTCTCTTGGCTCCTTGACACGAGCTCCATATAAGGCAGCGATCTCCATAGAAACGTGTCAGTTTCAATAGTAGTGTCAAAGTTCACTATATACAGACATTCGCGCAGATCCCCCTTTCGGAAACATTGCTCTGCGAGTCCTCCCGTTTAAACGCATTCAAtttttgggttctctctctctctctctctctctctctctctctctctctctctctctctctctctctctctctcccccctctccctcttctctcttgctctcgctctctgtctctttctgtctctcctaacgccctcttttttctcctctctcctctctcccctttctcttttcttacatATTCTACTAGTTGTTtcccccttcttctccttctttctctcattttttctccctcctccttgtCTCTTTTACTCCATTCCTGCAGAAGAGAGAGggctaaacttaaaaaaaaaaaaggaagaggaggaggaggcacccCCTTCGTATTcttcttatctttattttatacatatatgattttttttggagggagggtgTTGGTTCCCGGCTGAAGAGCacttatttaaaatactaaaaaaagaacatttttgggCGATCTCCAGGGTTTTTTTAACTAGCTCTGTGTGTTATagcagaagaagcagaagaaggagcaagaaagaggaaaagaagattaTTTATTCGACCTACTTTGGAtgtctctcttgctttttctttttccttttttttgcaattattttcttctgatttttatttttttctatttcgcTGTGAATTCGTCGCCGGCGTGAATTATCTTgtatttttctcccccttccgTCACCTCTTGAAAGAAGAAGGCAGCGAGAGCCCGGCGCCACCGGCACAACAAAAAGAGCAAAGTGTGTGATCTTCCTCGCCGGCTGCCTCCCGCTCTCCAGCGCTGCCTTCCTGAATGGCTGGCTGCGTCCGGCCCTGGACCTGGCCCCCCGACACCCGCGCTCCCTGATCGCCACCGGCAGCCTCGCCCGGCGTCCTGCTCGGCTCAGCCGGTTCCCAGCACTCCCGAGCCCCACGAGGGCTCCCACTGGGACAGCAGCGGCGGCGAGGGCGGTCCCGGCCTCGGCTCCCGCTCGGGCTACGGCCCCGACTCCAGCTCGGACTCCCGCCCGGGCCCGGGCTTCTCCAGCGGCGATCGCCGCAGCAGCTGAGGCGGTAGCTCCAGCGGCGCCTGCAGCCGCGACCTCCTCCTttgccgccgccgcctccgcccTCGCCGGCTTCCTCTATGTCGGCTCAGCCCGCGCGCTGCGCGTAGCCCAAGCGGACAGCGGGCGGGCGGGCGCCCGGCGCGGGTGAGCGagtgtgtgtgcgagtgtgtgtgtgcgcgggGGTGCGGGCAAGGCGGAGGGCGAGTGTGTGCGCGCGCCGTGGCCCATGCCCGCCGCCCCCGGCGCTGCGCCCCGCGCCGCTCCCGGCTGCCGCCTGTGCCATTTCTGATTTTGCAActtggggaagaagaaaaaagcgAGAGAAGGGAGCTTGCTCGccggggggtggggaggggggaaggagagCACGGCCCCCCCAGGAACGGAGCGCGGGGGGAGCGGGCGAGGGGAGCAGGGGTGTTGGGGGGGGAGCCTGAGAGCCTGGGGGGGctgcaaaaagagagaaagaaaacagcaggAACCACAACAAAACGCCAGCAGGGCGGGCGGGCGCGCAGCAGCAGCGGGGCGGCCGAGGCAGTAacggcggcagcggcggcagcggcggaGGCAGCGGCCGGTGCCCGGCTCGGGCTCGGCTCCCGCGACCCCGGGGCGCCCGGTGggccccccgccccctccccctccccccttccccttccccttcccctcccagcgCGCCCGCGCGCCCCTCGGCCCTCGGCGAGCAGCTCGGCTCCCCCCAGCGCTCCCAGGGCCCAAAGATATGGCAATGGTAGTTAGCAGCTGGCGAGATCCGCAGGACGACGTGGCCGGGGGCAACCCCGGCGGCCCCAACCCCGCAGCGCAGGCGgcccgcggcggcggcggcggcggcgccggcgagcagcagcagcaggcggGCTCGGGCGCTCCGCACACGCCGCAGACCCCGGGCCAGCCTGGAGCGCCCGCCACCCCCGGCACGGCGGGGGACAAGGGCCAGGGCCCGCCCGGTTCGGGCCAGAGCCAGCAGCATATCGAGTGCGTGGTGTGCGGGGACAAGTCGAGCGGCAAGCACTACGGCCAATTCACCTGCGAGGGCTGCAAAAGTTTCTTCAAGAGGAGCGTCCGCAGGAACTTAACTTACACATGCCGTGCCAACAGGAACTGTCCCATCGACCAGCACCACCGCAACCAGTGCCAATACTGCCGCCTCAAGAAGTGCCTCAAAGTGGGCATGAGGCGGGAAGGTGAATAtttcttctctgcttctctccCCGCGCTTAGCCCGCTTTCCtggctctctctttctgtctcaccGGGGTGGCtgctgtgtggggctggggttccTGGGGTTCCTGTGGTCCCGGCCCGTCCCAGCTTCCGTGGTCCCCGCTGCATTCCTCCCCCAGCGTCCCCCCCTCCCCGCGCTCAGCTCGCTGCCGCTGCCTCCCCCTCCCAGCCTGCGCTCCTCTCCCCGGCTCCCCCACCCCGCCCGCTGCCTGCTCAGGATTGTGTCCCTGGGATCATGAGCTGTGGCTTAaaatcccctcccttcctctgttGGATGTGCTTGATGTGTGTCTCTTTCCCGCGTGTGCGTGAGGATGCTTGGGGATGTGCTGGCATGAACTTGGGCAGGGGTGCCTATTTTCCCCCAGGAAACAGTTCCTGTGTTTTTTCATTCCACTTTCCCCTCCACCTCTTTATaccctttattttaaaagggagagggctgggggcTGGAGTACCATGAGCAGTAGATTCATTGCTGCCATCATCCTTTTGGAAGCTTAGCTTGGAAAAAGAGGAGTGAGATTTATTGCACTTGTAGGTCTAATTAGGGGGGAAGGGGGGCTTCTGGCCTGTTCACTGGTTCCCTCTCCTCTTCACGGAGCTGGGGCCGCCTCCTCCAGAGCTATGGCCTTGTTTTCACCCCTCTACTTTGAAAGGAAAGTTTGTGACTGAACTGTGCTTTCATAGtagtgtcatttttttaaaagcatgatactcattttatttcttcatcaaacTCCACCCTCTGCTTAAATACTGCATACAAATTACAATTTACAACGGCATTTACCGATCCTTCTGATTTGGCCATAATGCATAGACTGCAGCTGGCATGAGCTTCCACATCATTTAATCCCTGTtgtatgggtttgttttttttaaaaaaaaaacacaacttttgATGTTGTATTTGGATATGCTTCATGTTCATGTGGCAAGAGATGCAGcacttttcttataaatatatttagctGTTTATAGTTAAAGTTTATCTCCTGACAATCATTAAAGATGTCTTATAGTCAAATTAGCGAACCAGTCAATTTTGCAGAATGCAGATTACTCCTTCTTGTAAttgactttaaaattatattttatatgccacaagaaaagaaattgaattccTTCAGATTTCAAGGAGCAGGCAAATATGACGACTTCATTTCTAGCTCCAGGGAGATTTTGTAggcatttggagaaaaaaaaaaaaactttgaattgTGCTctcatttaattgaaaaataactgCCAAGTTCAAaactataattagaaaaaaagtattCGAGCCATTATGTTTCAAGTCTTAAATTGCACTGGAACTTGCATTGAAATTAGAATCAAAGCAAACTTAAGAAAATAGTGCACAACCTGAAATAAGGCAGCTACATGTACATGGACATATCTATATTAATTTGTTGGGGGGGGAGAGTTCAGTAGCCCTAACTTTTCCTAAAGTTGTCTTTGTTTACTTGGCAATTTAAAACGTTGGCACTGTTGAAGTAaaacatacacatttaaaaaaaaaaaactttggtcAGCTTTAAGAACTCAAAGCATGCTTACGTTTTGCATTCAGATGGTTAATGAATCCAGTGTTTTTGCAGTTGCAAGCTCGTGCATTCACTGGGCAAAAGCTGGCTGCAGGTTGCAGTGGCACGGAGCAGAACAGACATTAATTATATTTCCCACTTTTTTCAATAATGTTTGGCTACTGTAAGTTCaactttttcttgaaatttttcaattttctgttgCTTTTAATAGTGAGAACTTTGTATGGGGCGAtcgggaggaggggagaagggaggttTACAGGATACTTGTTCTCTACTCAAAAGTTGTAAGTGGTTAGTAGGATATGTAACTTGTATCTATTTTAAGGATAATACTATAGCATTTTAAGAGAATATGGAAACATTTTATGAGCAAAACGCTGCTTGTTTGCAAATGAGGAGGCCGCTAGGCATTTGCCTCCAACCACAACCTTTCTCAGGTTtcgcctttatttttttcttcttaacccTGATTTGCTTCATTCTGGAGGGGTGAATGGGGTTTCATTTATCTGGATGTTCCTCTTTGAAAGCCGTGGTGTTGGATGGTACTTTCTTCGCCTTGCGGAGCTGGGTCCCTGAAGTCAGGCCTAGCTCCGCTGGAGCTGAGATGATCAGGGGCAGCAGGCTATGGCTGGACCCATCGAGTTGCAGAGCTGGAGGGCCTCATCCCAGATCTCCTCGAGGTGTGGGCTGTGAGAACCAGCGGTTTAGATATGCCCGGGAGTGTGTGGCTGCGGGAAAAGCTGCTGTATTGTGTCGGGTGCGCTGCGGCGCGCGATGTTCGCAAGCCCCCTGGATGCACAttgcctcttttctctctttcttttgtcaGCGGTTCAGCGAGGAAGAATGCCTCCAACCCAGCCCAATCCAGGCCAGTACGCACTCACCAACGGGGACCCCCTCAATGGCCACTGCTACCTGTCTGGCTACATCTCGCTGCTGCTGCGCGCCGAACCCTACCCCACGTCGCGCTATGGCAGCCAGTGCATGCAGCCCAACAACATCATGGGCATCGAGAACATCTGCGAGCTGGCCGCGCGCCTGCTCTTCAGCGCCGTCGAGTGGGCCCGCAACATCCCCTTCTTCCCGGATCTGCAGATCACCGACCAGGTGTCCCTACTCCGCCTCACCTGGAGCGAGTTGTTCGTGCTCAACGCGGCCCAGTGCTCCATGCCGCTGCACGTGGCACCGCTGCTGGCCGCCGCCGGCCTGCACGCCTCGCCCATGTCCGCCGACCGCGTCGTGGCCTTCATGGACCACATCCGCATCTTTCAGGAGCAGGTGGAGAAGCTCAAGGCTCTGCACGTCGATTCCGCAGAGTACAGCTGCCTCAAAGCCATCGTGCTCTTCACGTCAGGTGAGGCTGCGGTCGGTCGCCGGGAGGGCAGGCCGCGCCGGGAGCCAGGGCCAGCACCTCGCTGCCGAGGCCTGGCTTCCCGCGTCTCCCGCGCTGCCGAGGCCGCGGCGTGAGGCCGATCGCTCGCCGGACCTTGGGCCTGGCGTAGGTCGGCGGCCCTGGCGCGGGAACTCGGCCGGCCGCGCCGCTGCCATCTTGGGAGCGCGGCGGTGCGGGAGCCGATGCTGCGCGGCTGCGGCCCGCCGGCAGCCAGGCCTAGAGGCCGAGACCCCCGCGTGGATCCGCGACTGCGGTGGGTGTGCACCtagggaggaggggaggctgtGCTGTGGGTCGGTCTGGCTGCGCGTGTGTACGGTGTGTaagtgtgcgtgcgtgtgtgtgtgtgtgtgtgtgtgtatgcggtgtgcgtgtgtgtgtgtgtgtgtgtgtgtgtgtgtgtgtaagtgagCCAGAGCTCAGCGTTTctgtgggaggagaggggaggaagagaaCGTGGGAATGTGGCTTCCTACTCTGTGTGGCACGTTCCCTGGATGAGTTTCCCGACAG harbors:
- the LOC120885707 gene encoding uncharacterized protein LOC120885707; translation: MAQAAAGSGAGRSAGGGGHGPRRAHTLALRLARTPAHTHTRTHTRSPAPGARPPARKPARAEAAAAKEEVAAAGAAGATASAAAAIAAGEARARAGVRAGVGAVARAGAEAGTALAAAAVPVGALVGLGSAGNRLSRAGRRARLPVAIRERGCRGARSRAGRSQPFRKAALESGRQPARKITHFALFVVPVAPGSRCLLLSRGDGRGRKIQDNSRRRRIHSEIEKNKNQKKIIAKKRKKKKQERHPKQGFRNGNTITFQPNCCEDRLQGNWGSRCCTRVAASVSRFQDQITCQYRFMEKQ
- the Nr2f1 gene encoding COUP transcription factor 1 isoform X1, which encodes MAMVVSSWRDPQDDVAGGNPGGPNPAAQAARGGGGGGAGEQQQQAGSGAPHTPQTPGQPGAPATPGTAGDKGQGPPGSGQSQQHIECVVCGDKSSGKHYGQFTCEGCKSFFKRSVRRNLTYTCRANRNCPIDQHHRNQCQYCRLKKCLKVGMRREAVQRGRMPPTQPNPGQYALTNGDPLNGHCYLSGYISLLLRAEPYPTSRYGSQCMQPNNIMGIENICELAARLLFSAVEWARNIPFFPDLQITDQVSLLRLTWSELFVLNAAQCSMPLHVAPLLAAAGLHASPMSADRVVAFMDHIRIFQEQVEKLKALHVDSAEYSCLKAIVLFTSDACGLSDAAHIESLQEKSQCALEEYVRSQYPNQPSRFGKLLLRLPSLRTVSSSVIEQLFFVRLVGKTPIETLIRDMLLSGSSFNWPYMSIQCS
- the Nr2f1 gene encoding COUP transcription factor 1 isoform X2, which encodes MFGYSVQRGRMPPTQPNPGQYALTNGDPLNGHCYLSGYISLLLRAEPYPTSRYGSQCMQPNNIMGIENICELAARLLFSAVEWARNIPFFPDLQITDQVSLLRLTWSELFVLNAAQCSMPLHVAPLLAAAGLHASPMSADRVVAFMDHIRIFQEQVEKLKALHVDSAEYSCLKAIVLFTSDACGLSDAAHIESLQEKSQCALEEYVRSQYPNQPSRFGKLLLRLPSLRTVSSSVIEQLFFVRLVGKTPIETLIRDMLLSGSSFNWPYMSIQCS